From Mustela erminea isolate mMusErm1 chromosome 1, mMusErm1.Pri, whole genome shotgun sequence, a single genomic window includes:
- the PLIN5 gene encoding perilipin-5 has product MSEDEAAQSPRTSLWEQNQQNVVQRVVALPLVRTTCSAVFDAYSAAKDRHPLLGSACRLAEHCMCGLTTRALDHAQPLLSHLQPQLATVNHLACRGLDKLEEKLPFLQQPSETVVTSAKDTVASGVTGMVGLARQGRRWSVDLKRSMSHAVDVVLGKSEELVDHFLPMTEDELAALAAEAEGPEVGSVEEQRKHQGYFVRLGSLSTRLRHLAYEHSLGKLRQKKHHAQDTLAKLQETLELINLMQCGVTPTAPARPGKVHELWEDWSQRSPENGRRRSQAELETLVLSRSLMRELQGTVDALESSVRGLPPGAQEKVAEVRRSVDALQSAFADARCFGDVPAAALAEGQGSVARAHACVDELLELVVQAVPLPWLVGPFAPILLERSAPPPDLEVLVDEVVGGPDPRWAHLDWPAQQKAWEAEHGDGPALPEDIPKEEPVPPSPPKHTLMPELDF; this is encoded by the exons ATGTCAGAAGATGAGGCTGCCCAGTCCCCCCGAACCAGCTTGTGGGAACAGAACCAGCAG AACGTGGTGCAGCGCGTGGTGGCCCTGCCGCTGGTCAGGACCACGTGCTCCGCCGTCTTCGATGCTTACAGCGCGGCCAAGGACAGGCACCCGCTGCTGGGCTCTGCCTGCCGCCTGGCCGAGCACTGCATGTGCGGCCTGACCACCCGCGCCCTGGACCACGCCCAGCCGCTGCTCAGCCACCTGCAGCCCCAGC tgGCCACAGTGAACCACCTCGCCTGCCGGGGTCTGGACAAGCTGGAAGAGAAGCTGCCTTTTCTCCAGCAACCTTCTGAGACG GTGGTGACCTCGGCCAAGGATACGGTGGCCAGTGGTGTGACGGGCATGGTGGGCCTGGCCCGGCAGGGCCGCCGCTGGAGCGTGGACCTAAAGCGCTCCATGAGCCACGCCGTGGACGTCGTGCTGGGCAAGTCAGAGGAGCTGGTGGACCACTTCCTGCCCATGACTGAGGACGAGCTCG CGGCCCTGGCGGCCGAGGCTGAGGGCCCGGAAGTGGGGTctgtggaggagcagaggaaacaCCAGGGCTACTTCGTACGTCTGGGCTCCCTGTCCACGCGGCTCCGCCACCTGGCTTATGAGCACtccctggggaaactgaggcagaagaaacACCATGCCCAGGACACACTGGCCAAGCTGCAGGAGACGCTGGAGCTG ATCAACCTCATGCAGTGCGGTGTGACACCCACTGCCCCGGCCCGCCCTGGGAAGGTGCATGAGCTTTGGGAGGACTGGAGCCAGCGCTCCCCAGAGAATGGCCGCCGGCGCAGCCAG gCAGAGCTGGAGACGCTGGTGCTGTCCCGAAGTCTGATGCGGGAGCTGCAGGGCACAGTGGACGCGCTGGAGAGCAGCGTGCGGGGCCTGCCCCCGGGCGCCCAGGAGAAGGTGGCCGAGGTGCGGCGCAGTGTGGACGCCCTGCAGTCCGCCTTCGCCGACGCCCGCTGCTTCGGGGACGTGCCGGCCGCTGCCCTGGCCGAGGGCCAGGGCAGTGTGGCCCGGGCCCACGCCTGTGTGGATGAGCTGCTGGAGCTGGTGGTGCAGGCCGTGCCGCTGCCCTGGCTGGTGGGGCCTTTTGCGCCCATCCTCCTGGAGCGGTCTGCGCCGCCGCCCGACCTGGAGGTTCTGGTGGACGAGGTCGTGGGGGGCCCCGACCCCCGCTGGGCTCACCTGGACTGGCCGGCCCAGCAGAAAGCCTGGGAGGCCGAGCACGGGGACGGGCCAGCCCTCCCAGAGGACATTCCCAAGGAGGAACCcgtgccccccagcccccccaagCACACCCTGATGCCAGAGCTGGACTTCTGA
- the LRG1 gene encoding leucine-rich alpha-2-glycoprotein isoform X2, with the protein MEKREAGMSSWSPQRNQSPGGLSSRLSRTLFLLLLSVVSAQDVTPNRDTCLVFHSINGSSVSCHPPAKLPHRLPADTVYLVVEFFNLTQLPADTLQGASNLQELHLSTNQLETLSPKFLLPVPLLKVLDLTRNALTRLPPGLFRVSAALHTLVLKENRLEILEPSWLQGLQALGHLDLSGNRLQMLPPGLLANFTSLHILDLSNNQLKTLPPDLLRGPLQLERLHLEGNRLRVLGEGLLSPQPDLRYLFLNDNRLATVAAGAFQGLRQLDMLDLSNNLLTGVPKGLWTSLGQPTRDMKEGFDISGNPWICDEKLDDLYGWLVANRDKMFSQNATRCAGPEASKGQKLLEAAKSH; encoded by the exons ATGGAAAAGAGAGAGGCCGGCATGTCCTCTTGGAGCCCACAGCGCAACCAGAG CCCAGGAGGCCTGAGTTCCCGTCTTTCTAGAACACTgttcctgctgctgctctctGTGGTCTCAGCTCAGGATGTCACCCCAAACCGGGACACCTGCTTGGTGTTCCATTCGATCAACGGCAGCTCCGTCTCCTGCCACCCACCGGCCAAACTCCCTCACCGCCTCCCCGCTGACACGGTTTACCTGGTGGTGGAGTTCTTCAACCTCACCCAGCTGCCGGCCGACACCCTCCAGGGCGCCTCTAACCTCCAGGAGCTGCACCTCTCCACCAACCAGCTGGAGACCCTCTCCCCCAAGTTCCTGCTGCCAGTGCCTCTGCTGAAGGTGCTTGACTTAACCCGCAATGCCCTGACCCGGCTGCCCCCAGGCCTCTTCCGGGTCTCTGCCGCTCTCCACACCCTGGTGCTGAAAGAGAACCGGCTGGAAATCCTGGAGCCCTCGTGGCTGCAGGGGCTCCAAGCTTTGGGGCATCTGGACCTATCCGGGAACCGCCTCCAGATGCTGCCCCCTGGGTTGTTGGCCAACTTCACCTCCCTGCACATCCTTGACCTCAGTAATAACCAGTTGAAGACTTTGCCCCCTGACCTTCTGCGGGGCCCCCTGCAGTTGGAGAGGCTGCACCTGGAGGGCAACAGATTGCGGGTGCTCGGAGAGGGGCTCTTGTCACCCCAGCCAGACCTGCGCTACCTTTTCCTGAATGACAATAGGCTGGCCACCGTGGCCGCCGGCGCCTTCCAAGGCCTGCGGCAGCTGGATATGCTCGATCTCTCCAACAACTTGCTCACCGGCGTCCCCAAGGGGCTCTGGACATCCCTGGGGCAGCCCACCCGAGACATGAAGGAAGGCTTTGACATCTCTGGGAACCCCTGGATCTGTGATGAGAAACTGGACGACCTCTATGGGTGGCTCGTGGCCAACAGAGACAAGATGTTCTCCCAGAATGCCACACGCTGCGCTGGGCCTGAAGCCTCGAAGGGCCAGAAGCTCCTGGAAGCAGCCAAGTCCCACTGA
- the LRG1 gene encoding leucine-rich alpha-2-glycoprotein isoform X1: MEKREAGMSSWSPQRNQSPGGLSSRLSRTLFLLLLSVVSAQDVTPNRDTCLVFHSINGSSVSCHPPAKLPHRLPADTVYLVVEFFNLTQLPADTLQGASNLQELHLSTNQLETLSPKFLLPVPLLKVLDLTRNALTRLPPGLFRVSAALHTLVLKENRLEILEPSWLQGLQALGHLDLSGNRLQMLPPGLLANFTSLHILDLSNNQLKTLPPDLLRGPLQLERLHLEGNRLRVLGEGLLSPQPDLRYLFLNDNRLATVAAGAFQGLRQLDMLDLSNNLLTGVPKGLWTSLGQPTRDMKEGFDISGAEGIGACAPPTQNLGPPADTVLGMLGARVRFGGPLGVWGRGPWKNGHGHIGGHSRHDDERQGGAWSLAEWGLNWILHFAHL, encoded by the exons ATGGAAAAGAGAGAGGCCGGCATGTCCTCTTGGAGCCCACAGCGCAACCAGAG CCCAGGAGGCCTGAGTTCCCGTCTTTCTAGAACACTgttcctgctgctgctctctGTGGTCTCAGCTCAGGATGTCACCCCAAACCGGGACACCTGCTTGGTGTTCCATTCGATCAACGGCAGCTCCGTCTCCTGCCACCCACCGGCCAAACTCCCTCACCGCCTCCCCGCTGACACGGTTTACCTGGTGGTGGAGTTCTTCAACCTCACCCAGCTGCCGGCCGACACCCTCCAGGGCGCCTCTAACCTCCAGGAGCTGCACCTCTCCACCAACCAGCTGGAGACCCTCTCCCCCAAGTTCCTGCTGCCAGTGCCTCTGCTGAAGGTGCTTGACTTAACCCGCAATGCCCTGACCCGGCTGCCCCCAGGCCTCTTCCGGGTCTCTGCCGCTCTCCACACCCTGGTGCTGAAAGAGAACCGGCTGGAAATCCTGGAGCCCTCGTGGCTGCAGGGGCTCCAAGCTTTGGGGCATCTGGACCTATCCGGGAACCGCCTCCAGATGCTGCCCCCTGGGTTGTTGGCCAACTTCACCTCCCTGCACATCCTTGACCTCAGTAATAACCAGTTGAAGACTTTGCCCCCTGACCTTCTGCGGGGCCCCCTGCAGTTGGAGAGGCTGCACCTGGAGGGCAACAGATTGCGGGTGCTCGGAGAGGGGCTCTTGTCACCCCAGCCAGACCTGCGCTACCTTTTCCTGAATGACAATAGGCTGGCCACCGTGGCCGCCGGCGCCTTCCAAGGCCTGCGGCAGCTGGATATGCTCGATCTCTCCAACAACTTGCTCACCGGCGTCCCCAAGGGGCTCTGGACATCCCTGGGGCAGCCCACCCGAGACATGAAGGAAGGCTTTGACATCTC TGGAGCTGAAGGCATAGGAGCCTGTGCTCCTCCCACTCAGAACCTTGGGCCACCTGCTGACACAGTGCTGGGCATGTTGGGAGCCAGAGTCAGATTTGGGGGACCCCTGGGTGTCTGGGGGCGGGGTCCCTGGAAGAATGGTCATGGTCACATTGGTGGTCATTCCAGGCATGATGATGAACGCCAGGGAGGAGCCTGGAGTCTGGCCGAGTGGGGTTTGAATTGGATCCTTcactttgctcatctgtaa
- the SEMA6B gene encoding semaphorin-6B, translated as MRTPRAPPPRPAPLLLLLLLGGANGLFPEEPPPLSVAPRDYLNHYPVFVGSGPGRLTPAEGPDDLHIQRVLRVNRTLFIGDRDNLYRVELEPPTATELRYQRKLTWRSNPSDINVCRMKGKQEGECRNFVKVLLLRDESTLFVCGSNAFNPVCANYSMDTLQPLGDNISGMARCPYDPKHANVALFSEGMLFTATVTDFLAIDAVIYRSLGDRPTLRTVKHDSKWFKEPYFVHAVEWASHIYFFFREIAMEFNYLEKVVVSRVARVCKNDLGGSPRVLEKQWTSFLKARLNCSVPGDSHFYFNVLQAVTGVVSLGGRPVVLAVFSTPSNSIPGSAVCAFDMTQVAAVFEGRFREQKSPESIWTPVPEDQVPRPRPGCCAAPGMQYNASSAFPDEILNFVKTHPLMDEAVPSLGHAPWIVRTLMRHQLTRVAVDVGAGPWGNHTVVFLGSEVGTVLKFLIWPNASTSGTTGPSVFLEEFETYRPDRCGRSGDGEAGRRLLSLELDTASGGLLAAFPRCVVRVPVARCQQYSGCMKNCIGSQDPYCGWAPDGSCVFLSPGTRGTFEQDVSGASTSGLGDCTGLLRASLAEERAGLVSVNLLVTSSVAAFVVGAVVSGFSVGWYVGLRERRELARRKDKEAILAHGGGEAVLSVSRLGERRAAGPGGRGGGVGGVVVGGVGGAGGPPEALLAPLMQNGWAKATLLQGGPHDLDSGLLPTPEQTPLPQKRLPAPHPHALGARAWEHGHPLLPASASSSLLLLAPARAPEPPPAAPAPGEPAPDARLYARPGRASHGDFPLTPHASPDRRRVVSAPTGPSDPVPAAAAADGLPRPWSPPPTGSLRRPGPHGPPAAALRRTHTFNSGEARPGGDRHRGRHVRPGTDLAHLLAYGGTDRTAPPVP; from the exons ATGCGGACCCCGCGAGCGCCCCCTCCTCGCCCGGCCCCACTGCTCCTACTGCTGCTACTGGGGGGAGCCAACGGCCTCTTCCCCGAGGAGCCGCCGCCACTTAGCGTGGCCCCCAGAGACT accTGAACCACTACCCCGTGTTCGTGGGCAGCGGGCCGGGACGCCTGACCCCCGCAGAGGGTCCTGACGACCTCCACATCCAGCGAGTCCTGCGCGTTAACAGGACCCTGTTCATCGGGGACAG GGACAACCTGTACCGGGTGGAGCTGGAGCCCCCCACGGCCACGGAGCTGCGGTACCAGCGG AAACTGACCTGGCGCTCCAACCCCAGTGACATCAACGTGTGTCGGATGAAAGGCAAGCAGGAG GGCGAGTGTCGAAATTTTGTAAAGGTGCTGCTTCTTCGGGACGAATCCACGCTCTTTGTGTGCGGTTCCAATGCCTTCAACCCCGTCTGTGCCAACTACAGT ATGGACACACTGCAGCCCCTCGGGGACAACATCAGCGGCATGGCCCGTTGCCCTTACGACCCCAAACATGCCAACGTTGCCCTCTTCTCTG AGGGAATGCTCTTCACCGCCACAGTTACCGACTTCTTAGCCATCGATGCTGTCATCTACCGCAGCCTGGGGGACCGGCCCACTCTGCGAACCGTGAAACATGACTCCAAGTGGTTCAAAG AGCCCTACTTTGTCCACGCGGTGGAGTGGGCCAGCCACATCTACTTCTTCTTCCGGGAGATCGCAATGGAGTTTAACTACCTGGAGAAG GTGGTGGTGTCCCGCGTGGCCCGGGTGTGCAAGAATGACCTGGGAGGCTCCCCTCGGGTGCTGGAGAAGCAGTGGACATCCTTCCTGAAGGCGCGGCTCAACTGCTCTGTGCCCGGGGACTCCCACTTCTACTTCAACGTGCTGCAGGCCGTCACCGGTGTCGTCAGCCTGGGGGGCCGGCCCGTGGTCCTCGCTGTTTTCTCTACCCCCAGCAACAG CATCCCCGGCTCAGCTGTCTGCGCCTTTGACATGACTCAGGTGGCCGCTGTGTTTGAAGGCCGCTTCCGTGAGCAGAAGTCCCCCGAGTCCATCTGGACACCCGTGCCGGAGGATCAGGTGCCACGGCCCCG ACCCGGGTGCTGTGCGGCCCCCGGCATGCAGTACAACGCCTCCAGCGCCTTCCCCGATGAGATCCTCAACTTCGTCAAGACCCATCCCCTGATGGACGAAGCGGTGCCCTCCCTGGGCCACGCGCCCTGGATCGTGCGGACTCTGATGCG GCACCAGCTGACGCGAGTGGCTGTGGACGTGGGTGCTGGCCCCTGGGGCAACCACACCGTTGTCTTCCTGGGCTCCGAGGTGGGCACCGTCCTCAAGTTCCTCATCTGGCCCAACGCCAGCACCTCGGGCACCACTGGGCCCAGTGTCTTCCTGGAGGAGTTTGAGACCTACCGGCCAGACAG GTGCGGACGGTCGGGCGACGGCGAGGCAGGGCGGCGACTGTTGAGCCTGGAGCTGGACACAGCATCGGGTGGCCTGCTGGCGGCCTTCCCCCGCTGTGTGGTCCGTGTCCCCGTGGCCCGCTGCCAGCAGTACTCAGGTTGCATGAA GAACTGTATTGGCAGTCAGGACCCCTACTGCGGCTGGGCCCCTGATGGCTCCTGTGTCTTCCTCAGCCCCGGCACCAG AGGCACCTTTGAGCAGGACGTGTCGGGGGCTAGCACCTCAGGCTTAGGGGACTGCACAG GACTCCTGCGGGCCAGCCTGGCAGAGGAGCGCGCCGGGCTGGTGTCGGTGAACCTGCTGGTGACGTCGTCGGTGGCGGCCTTCGTGGTGGGCGCCGTGGTGTCCGGCTTCAGCGTGGGCTGGTACGTGGGCCTCCGCGAGCGGCGCGAGCTGGCGCGCCGCAAGGACAAGGAAGCCATCCTGGCGCACGGCGGCGGCGAGGCGGTGCTGAGCGTCAGCCGGCTGGGCGAGCGCCGGGCGGCGGGCCCCGGGGGCCGGGGCGGCGGCGTCGGCGGCGTGGTCGTCGGCGGCGTCGGCGGCGCCGGGGGGCCCCCCGAGGCCCTGCTGGCCCCTCTGATGCAGAACGGCTGGGCCAAGGCCACGCTGCTGCAGGGCGGCCCCCACGACCTGGACTCGGGGCTGCTGCCCACGCCCGAGCAGACGCCGCTGCCGCAGAAGCGCCTGCCCGCGCCGCACCCGCACGCCCTGGGCGCGCGCGCCTGGGAGCACGGCCACCCCCTGCTCCCGGCCTCCGCCTCCTCGTCCCTGCTGCTGCTGgcgcccgcccgcgcccccgAGCCGCCGCCCGCGGCCCCCGCGCCCGGCGAGCCGGCCCCCGACGCGCGCCTCTACGCCCGGCCCGGCCGCGCGTCGCACGGCGACTTCCCGCTCACCCCGCACGCCAGCCCGGACCGCCGGCGCGTCGTGTCGGCGCCCACGGGCCCCTCGGACCCagtccccgccgccgccgccgccgacgGCCTCCCGCGGCCCTGGAGCCCGCCGCCCACGGGCAGCCTGCGGAGGCCCGGCCCGCACGGCCCGCCGGCCGCAGCCCTGCGCCGCACGCACACGTTCAACAGCGGCGAGGCCCGGCCCGGCGGCGACCGCCACCGCGGCCGCCACGTGCGGCCCGGCACGGACTTGGCCCACCTCCTCGCCTACGGGGGCACGGACAGGACTGCGCCCCCCGTGCCCTAG